A single genomic interval of Leptospira dzoumogneensis harbors:
- a CDS encoding host attachment protein — MKKKWVVVANRSEAKIFEYQGPTNGLKLVQSMENPEGRLRNSDLVTGAGQASRSDFDFFHEPKKRVAAAFAGKLSDFMNLERKKDSFSNFILVSEPGFMGMILGKLDEKSRERIYHKMPKDIVHERESNLMHHLKSVLVSEA, encoded by the coding sequence ATGAAGAAAAAATGGGTGGTGGTTGCAAACCGAAGCGAGGCAAAAATTTTCGAATACCAAGGGCCGACTAACGGTTTGAAGCTGGTGCAATCTATGGAGAATCCCGAAGGAAGACTCAGAAATTCGGATCTAGTTACGGGAGCAGGCCAAGCTTCCAGATCGGATTTTGATTTTTTTCACGAACCGAAAAAGAGAGTGGCTGCGGCTTTTGCAGGTAAACTCAGCGATTTTATGAACTTGGAAAGAAAGAAGGATTCTTTCTCCAATTTTATTTTGGTCTCAGAACCTGGCTTTATGGGAATGATCCTAGGAAAACTTGACGAGAAGTCTAGAGAAAGGATCTATCATAAGATGCCTAAAGATATCGTACATGAAAGAGAGTCCAATTTGATGCACCATCTCAAGAGTGTGCTTGTAAGCGAAGCATAA
- a CDS encoding FecCD family ABC transporter permease, whose translation MIVSSLETSSPETKPKGEDKKKKTGRKVPAILVYAVLVAGIFGIGILSLKFGSIQLSTGEILKVLLLGQDSLSELEVPHSILVWNLRLPRLVLSMLVGASLASAGVCIQGLFRNPLVEPGFIGVSPGAALAASTWIVFSEKILTFFPAELRGKESFLLQLCAFGGALSVSFFLHIVSKREGGGFSLVLVLAGIAVNATVVSLLGFLSYLADDTQLRNLTFWSLGSMAVASWHKIYLLGAVLLVVTFFFPVLARGLDALALGEAEAFHTGFKVRRIRNLTIVLASLLVGVSISICGNIAFVGLIVPHILRMVLGPGHRTLLPASLFGGALLLAIADLTARTIAFPSELPIGIIAAGIGGPFFLFLILQAKRREGEFR comes from the coding sequence ATGATCGTGTCTTCCTTGGAAACTTCTTCCCCTGAAACAAAACCTAAAGGGGAAGATAAGAAGAAAAAAACGGGACGCAAGGTCCCGGCTATTCTCGTATATGCAGTGTTAGTCGCCGGGATTTTCGGGATAGGGATACTTTCTCTTAAATTCGGTTCTATCCAACTTTCAACAGGAGAGATCCTGAAAGTACTACTATTAGGACAGGACTCCTTGTCCGAGTTGGAGGTCCCACATTCCATTTTAGTTTGGAATTTGAGATTACCCAGACTCGTATTATCTATGTTAGTCGGAGCTTCCCTCGCTTCTGCGGGAGTTTGTATACAAGGTCTTTTTCGAAATCCATTGGTAGAACCGGGATTTATCGGAGTAAGTCCCGGGGCAGCATTGGCTGCTTCTACATGGATCGTATTTTCAGAAAAGATATTGACCTTCTTCCCTGCCGAACTGAGAGGAAAAGAAAGTTTCCTATTACAGTTATGCGCTTTTGGTGGAGCGTTATCAGTTTCATTTTTTTTACATATTGTTTCCAAAAGAGAAGGAGGAGGATTCTCGCTTGTTCTCGTACTCGCAGGGATCGCAGTGAATGCAACTGTAGTTTCTCTTTTAGGATTTTTATCTTATCTGGCGGATGATACACAACTTAGGAACTTGACCTTTTGGAGTTTAGGAAGTATGGCAGTGGCAAGCTGGCATAAAATTTATCTATTGGGTGCCGTTCTTCTTGTTGTAACCTTCTTCTTTCCAGTCTTAGCCAGAGGTTTGGATGCATTGGCGTTGGGAGAAGCGGAAGCTTTTCATACGGGTTTCAAGGTAAGAAGGATCCGAAATCTCACCATCGTTCTTGCAAGTTTATTAGTAGGAGTCAGTATTTCCATCTGCGGAAATATTGCATTCGTCGGTTTGATCGTTCCTCATATTCTGAGAATGGTTTTAGGCCCAGGCCATAGAACGTTACTCCCCGCTTCCCTATTCGGAGGAGCACTTCTTCTCGCAATAGCGGACTTAACGGCACGCACTATCGCATTTCCTTCCGAACTTCCGATCGGTATTATTGCGGCAGGTATCGGCGGTCCATTCTTCTTATTTTTGATCTTACAAGCAAAACGTAGAGAAGGAGAATTCAGATGA
- a CDS encoding heme/hemin ABC transporter substrate-binding protein: protein MKKIIILALFLCLPAAIFAEAKELRIVTLNGTVSEIVFALGKGKLVVGNDTSSLYPPEAVALPKVGYQRMLSAEGILSLKPNLILGLEYAGPPEVIEQLKSAGLKVIIYPGLPGVEPALNNILAIGKEIGAEKEAQKIVQDIRKKHSKIAEKVSKLKSKPKVLFVYHRGTSLAQVSGTETPADEMIRLGGGINAVDGFKGFKPITPEAVIAAQPDIILIPSRGLESLGGKEGVFALPGVKDTPAGKKSRVVAIDDLVLLGFGPRLGQGIEELFGSFHPKTPDKK, encoded by the coding sequence ATGAAAAAAATCATAATCTTGGCTTTGTTCCTCTGTTTACCTGCAGCTATCTTCGCAGAAGCAAAAGAACTTAGGATCGTAACATTAAACGGAACTGTTTCAGAGATCGTTTTCGCATTAGGAAAAGGTAAATTAGTCGTAGGAAACGACACTTCTTCCCTTTATCCTCCCGAAGCAGTGGCACTTCCTAAAGTTGGTTACCAAAGAATGCTTTCCGCAGAAGGTATTCTTTCCTTAAAACCGAATTTGATCTTAGGATTAGAATACGCTGGTCCTCCTGAAGTAATCGAACAACTTAAATCCGCAGGCCTCAAAGTGATTATCTATCCCGGACTGCCCGGAGTAGAACCTGCGTTAAATAATATTCTTGCGATCGGAAAAGAGATCGGAGCCGAAAAAGAAGCCCAAAAGATCGTGCAAGATATCCGCAAAAAACATTCTAAAATTGCGGAGAAGGTCTCTAAATTAAAATCCAAACCGAAAGTTTTATTCGTATACCATAGAGGAACAAGCCTCGCTCAAGTTTCCGGAACGGAAACACCCGCGGACGAAATGATCCGACTCGGTGGAGGGATCAATGCAGTGGACGGATTCAAAGGTTTTAAACCGATCACTCCGGAAGCGGTTATCGCAGCACAACCTGATATCATCTTAATTCCAAGCAGAGGTTTAGAAAGCCTTGGCGGAAAAGAAGGAGTATTCGCACTTCCGGGTGTGAAAGATACTCCTGCCGGAAAAAAATCCAGAGTAGTTGCGATAGACGATCTAGTTCTTTTAGGTTTCGGCCCAAGACTTGGTCAGGGTATAGAGGAATTATTCGGATCCTTCCATCCTAAAACGCCTGATAAAAAATGA
- a CDS encoding HmuY family protein, translated as MKTVYSIFIILMTTLTVFCGPSTGGDDGLAILAALEDGGGGCIKAPGDTTTTPNSPSAGINTTIVNATASGCWVYLDLKAGGVETTKSGTWDLKFKRFVIGTNSGTSGSEDAGSCFIAGDTNLASVTGGDCAIQADQLMSQTGGGGFGTATENASPALWDWYDYDGTSHILSPKARGYLIQGSDGVSHFGLEVTDYYDNASTSGFPKFIWKVVP; from the coding sequence ATGAAAACAGTATATTCAATTTTCATTATTCTCATGACAACTTTAACCGTTTTTTGCGGTCCTAGCACCGGAGGAGACGACGGTCTTGCGATTTTAGCCGCATTGGAAGACGGTGGTGGAGGATGTATTAAGGCCCCCGGAGACACAACCACAACTCCCAATTCTCCATCTGCAGGGATCAATACTACAATAGTGAATGCGACTGCAAGCGGCTGCTGGGTTTATTTAGACCTAAAAGCAGGCGGAGTAGAAACTACTAAGTCCGGAACTTGGGATCTAAAATTTAAAAGATTCGTAATAGGTACAAATAGCGGAACAAGCGGCTCCGAGGACGCAGGATCTTGTTTTATTGCAGGTGATACTAATTTAGCAAGCGTAACCGGAGGAGATTGTGCAATACAAGCGGACCAACTCATGTCTCAAACAGGAGGAGGTGGATTCGGAACTGCCACTGAAAATGCAAGCCCCGCACTCTGGGATTGGTACGATTATGACGGAACCAGCCATATTCTTAGCCCGAAAGCAAGAGGATATCTGATCCAAGGTTCAGATGGAGTTTCCCATTTCGGATTAGAAGTCACAGATTATTACGACAACGCAAGCACCAGCGGATTCCCTAAATTCATTTGGAAGGTAGTTCCTTGA
- a CDS encoding TonB-dependent receptor plug domain-containing protein has product MGKIKPSSIPRTLYLILFSGLCFLGVPIFSQGEVLPEKKTEEKKDDSDRPKVNPESGKDINNGNNDRGSIITVTGTRRKGFLKDSTITTEVITRKDIDAMGARDISQTLGNVPGIEVRPAQAGERGSTVRLQGLSGQNVLILVDGQRTTGRFSGSIDLTRFKAEDIERIEIVKGASSALYGSDAIAGVINIITKEQKDPYSANFRTFMGGGNPVYYGTGTEFRNYASVGVRKGIVSTNFTAGWHRGDGYDLTPDATLGPKNGRIESLSSSYSPFPVDTPLWTKLYIYRKKLPYEGPLESTSGSAFEDINVSNKTTFDISETFKLGFQFYYRYLNQNAVDAVPPRGVYDRSNKTHDFMGAVNADWEITKTLNLNVNTNYARFFDTYTYDQRKSDAQDKREKLDNAVTEIRTRLDHRISEGHVISYGAETLIDQFSSARIAPDCKRNFPNICASDILGTDPYQTQNGYAQRQRNAFYVQDEWRVSSAPRIQIVPGIRSDHDSIYGGQVLPKLAVRYDVTDKFRIRAANGLGYRAPSFQDLYYNFINPGVGYRVAGNPNLKPELSRSYNLGGEWEPNKVFWFSFNFFYNNIDNLIGFRTNPTRDASGLQIFNTSNYQKALTKGFESSVTLRVHQNVSLGSGYTYTDTRDELTNLPLEGRGYHRWNANIRIDHQPSGFSFSLFAVIFGKQPYYCQKNPLWCDPQLPTEFSALSAQLTTQATNTINALFGNIPGGIQEYCTERNLSYCTTGPTYGVRMVNAHTNLNIRVSQKILGTFEIFAGVDNLLDTFDLTYNPQKPRFYYVGIDGRFSAGAAPADYSAAPIPSSSPVPGVR; this is encoded by the coding sequence ATGGGGAAGATCAAACCTTCTTCCATTCCTAGAACACTTTATCTGATCTTATTTTCAGGTTTATGTTTTCTAGGAGTTCCTATCTTCTCCCAAGGAGAAGTTCTTCCTGAAAAGAAGACGGAAGAAAAAAAAGATGATTCCGATAGACCTAAAGTAAATCCGGAATCAGGAAAAGATATTAACAACGGGAATAACGACAGAGGTTCTATCATCACTGTCACCGGTACTCGTAGAAAAGGTTTTTTAAAAGACTCCACGATCACTACCGAGGTAATCACCAGAAAAGATATAGATGCAATGGGGGCGAGAGATATATCCCAAACCCTAGGTAACGTTCCAGGGATAGAAGTTCGTCCAGCACAAGCGGGAGAAAGAGGATCCACAGTTCGTTTACAGGGTCTCTCGGGCCAAAACGTTTTGATCCTAGTGGACGGACAGAGGACTACAGGGCGTTTCAGCGGTTCCATCGACCTAACCAGATTTAAAGCGGAAGATATAGAAAGAATTGAGATAGTAAAAGGTGCGTCATCCGCTCTTTACGGTTCCGATGCGATTGCGGGTGTGATCAATATCATCACTAAGGAACAAAAAGATCCTTATTCTGCGAACTTCAGGACTTTTATGGGAGGAGGAAATCCCGTCTATTACGGAACAGGAACAGAATTCCGTAATTATGCGTCGGTAGGAGTGCGCAAAGGAATAGTCTCCACCAATTTTACTGCAGGTTGGCATAGAGGAGATGGTTACGATCTAACACCGGATGCTACCTTGGGCCCAAAGAACGGAAGAATAGAAAGTCTTTCTTCTAGCTACTCCCCTTTTCCAGTAGACACTCCTCTTTGGACAAAACTTTATATTTATCGTAAAAAACTTCCTTATGAAGGTCCTTTAGAATCCACCTCAGGCAGCGCATTCGAAGATATAAACGTTTCCAATAAAACCACTTTTGATATTTCGGAAACTTTTAAATTAGGATTCCAGTTCTATTACAGATATTTAAACCAAAATGCGGTAGATGCAGTTCCTCCTAGAGGAGTATACGATAGAAGTAACAAAACCCATGACTTTATGGGTGCTGTCAACGCAGATTGGGAAATCACTAAAACGTTAAACTTAAACGTAAATACGAACTATGCTAGATTTTTCGATACATATACATACGACCAAAGAAAGTCGGACGCTCAGGATAAAAGAGAGAAGTTAGACAACGCAGTCACAGAGATCCGAACCCGTTTAGATCATAGGATCTCGGAAGGACATGTGATCTCCTATGGAGCGGAAACATTAATAGATCAATTCTCATCTGCGAGGATCGCTCCGGACTGTAAAAGAAATTTTCCTAATATTTGTGCGAGTGATATCCTGGGGACGGATCCTTACCAAACCCAAAACGGATACGCCCAAAGACAAAGAAATGCGTTTTATGTGCAGGATGAATGGAGAGTTTCCAGCGCTCCTAGGATCCAGATAGTTCCAGGTATCCGCTCTGACCACGACTCCATTTACGGAGGGCAAGTACTTCCTAAATTAGCGGTTCGTTACGATGTAACTGATAAATTCCGTATCAGGGCAGCCAACGGTTTAGGATATAGGGCTCCCAGTTTCCAGGATCTATATTATAATTTTATAAACCCAGGTGTTGGATATAGGGTAGCAGGGAACCCGAATCTAAAGCCTGAACTTTCCCGCAGTTATAATTTGGGAGGGGAATGGGAACCGAATAAGGTATTCTGGTTCAGCTTCAACTTCTTCTATAATAATATAGATAACCTGATCGGATTCAGGACCAACCCGACTAGAGACGCATCCGGATTACAGATCTTTAATACATCCAATTACCAAAAGGCCCTTACGAAAGGATTTGAATCTTCTGTAACTCTTAGAGTTCACCAAAATGTGTCTCTTGGCAGCGGTTACACATACACAGACACAAGAGACGAATTGACCAATCTTCCTTTAGAAGGAAGAGGTTATCATAGATGGAATGCGAATATACGTATAGATCACCAACCTAGCGGATTCAGCTTCTCTCTATTCGCAGTAATTTTCGGAAAACAACCTTATTACTGCCAAAAAAATCCACTTTGGTGCGATCCTCAATTACCTACTGAATTTTCCGCACTTAGCGCTCAGCTTACAACACAAGCAACAAATACGATTAACGCATTATTCGGAAATATTCCGGGCGGGATCCAAGAATATTGTACGGAAAGAAACTTATCTTACTGTACTACAGGACCTACTTATGGAGTGAGAATGGTAAATGCTCATACCAATTTGAATATAAGAGTTTCACAAAAGATATTAGGAACTTTTGAAATATTCGCAGGTGTGGACAACCTTCTAGATACATTCGATCTTACTTATAATCCGCAAAAGCCTAGATTCTATTATGTGGGGATAGATGGAAGGTTCAGCGCGGGTGCGGCTCCTGCGGATTATTCTGCGGCTCCGATACCTTCTTCTTCACCTGTACCGGGGGTCCGGTAA